Below is a window of Streptomyces sp. NBC_01429 DNA.
CGCGCCGCCCTTCGTGGTCGCCACCACCGCGACCCCCGCGGGCTGGAGGTCGGGACCGAGGACGGTACGGCCCGTGATGCCCAGGGCGGCCCGCCCCGAGTCGGTGACCCGGCCGTTCTTGATGATCTGGTCGGCGACCGTCTTGACCATGGACACCGGAATGGCGAAGCCGATCCCGGGCGCCGCGCCGTTGCCCAGCTGCTGATCGGTCGCGGCGAGCGTCGGAATGCCGATCACCTCGCCGTTCAGATTGACCAGCGCGCCCCCGCTGTTGCCCGGGTTGATCGCGGCCGACGTCTGCACCATGTTGGCGATCGTGGCCCCCGTACCGCCGCCCTCCGAGCCCTCGCTGACGGTCCGTCCGACGGCCGAGACGATGCCCTGGGTGACGCTGCCGGAGAGCCCCAGCGGCGACCCCATGGCCAGCACGATCTGGCCGACGGCGACCTGGGCGGTGTCACCGAACTTCGCCGCCTTCAGCCCGCTGGGCACCGAGTCGAGCTTGATGACGGCGAGATCCTGCTGCGGGTAGCTGGAGACCAGCGTCGCCCTGAGCGGCTGCTCGCTGTTGGCCACCGTGACCGTGAACGACCGCTGTTTGTCGACCACATGGGCGTTGGTGACGATATGGCCCTGGCCGTCGTAGACGATGCCCGAGCCGAGGTCGTTGCCGGTCTCGATCTGGACGACCGACGGCAGCACGTTCTTGATCACCGTCTCGTAGTCCGTCTGGAGGTCGCTTCCGCTGCGCCGCTCGGCGGCGGCCCGCGTGGTGGTACCGGACATCGACGTGCCGGAGCCCGTGGCGGCGGTGCCCGAGCAGCCGCCCACCAGCGCGACCAGGCAGGTCACGGCGGTCAGGGTCAGCGGGATCCGGCGCGGGGGACGGCGGTGAAGAGAAGCAGTCATGCCCGGAGTATCCCGTTTGTCCCCGGGGCCCGGCCTGCGGTACGCCGCCGATCAGGGGGTCGGGGAGAGACGCGGAGGGGGTGCCCGGGGGCACCCCCCTGCCTCAGCGCGCCGCCGCCAGGAACTGCGTCGCCGCCAGCTCCCCGTACAGCGCGTCCCCCGCCACCAGCTCCTCGTGCGTGCCCACCGCCCGTACCCGCCCCGCGTCCATCACCACGATCCGGTCCGCCAGCGTCACCGTCGACAGCCGGTGCGCCACCACCAGCACCGTGACCTCGGCGGCCACCTCCGTGACCACGTCCCGCAGCGCCAGCTCATTGACCGCGTCCAGCTGCGACGTCGCCTCGTCGAGGAGCAGCAGCCGGGGTTTGCGCAGCAGCGCCCGCGCGATCGCCACCCGCTGCCGCTCGCCGCCCGACAGCTTGGAGCCGCGATGGCCGACGAGCGTGTCCAGACCGTCCGGCAGCCGCTCCACCAGCCCGTCGAGCCTGGCCCGTACGAGCACCTCCCGGATCTCCTCCTCGGAGGCGTCCGGCGCGGCGAAGACGAGATTCTCGCGCAGCGTCCCGGCCAGCACGGGGGAGTCCTGCTCGACATAGCCGATGGCGGCGCGCAGCTCGGCCAGCGGCAGGTCGCGCACATCGCGCCCGTCGAGCAGGACCCGGCCGCCGCTCGCCTCGTAGAACCGCTCCACCAGCCCGAAGACCGTCGTCTTGCCCGCTCCGGACGGGCCGACGAAGGCCGTCATCCCCGGGCCCGGCACCTCGAAGGAGACCCCGCGATGGACGTACGGAAGGTCGTCGCGGTAGCGGAAGGACACGTCCTCGAAGACGACCGAGGCCGGACCCCGGCCCGAGACCGGCCCCTCGCCCGGGGCGCCAGGAACTCCTGGCTCCGCCTCCAGCGTCTCCGTCTCCAGCCGCTCCGCCTCCACGATCCGGGCGACCGCCGCCGTACCCACCTGGTACTGCGACACCGCGTTCACCAGATCGGACACCGGGTCGATCAGATAGAACAGGAACAGCAGGAAGGCGACCAGCGTCGATACGGAGATGGCCCCCGACGCCACCCGCGCCCCGCCCACCCCCAGCACCGCCAGGAACGACACCTGCACGGCCAGCCCGACCGACGCCCCGGCCACCGTCCGCCACTTCGCGGCCGCCACCCCGTGCTGCCACGCGTCCCGGGCCGCCGTCTCCACCACCGCGGTCTCCCGGCCCTCGGCGCCCGACGCCTTGAGCGTGCGGAACGCCCCGAAGGCCCGCTCCAGCACCGCGGATATGTGCCCGACCGCCTCCTGTGAGCGCTTGGCCGCCCGCGCGATCCTCGGCATCACCAGCGCGACGGCGCTGCCGATCACCACGATCACCCCGAGCGTGACGCCCAGCAGCACCGGGTCCAGCCAGCCCATCAGCGTGATCGTCGCCAGGAACGCCAGGCTGCCGGTCGCCGCCGAGACGATCGACTGCGTCGTCACCGCGCGCAGCAGCGTGGTGTCCGAGGTGACCCGGGACATCAGATCGCCCGGCTGGGTCCGCTCCACCTCCGGCAGCCGCAGCCGCAGCAGCCGCCCGATCAGGGTGCGGCGGGCGGCGAGGACCACGGACTCGGCGGTCCGCTCCAGCAGGTACGAGCCGAGCGCCTGGACCGCCGTACCGAACACCACCAGCCCGGTGAGCAGCAGCAGGACCCCGGTGATCGAGCCGCTCTCACCGAGCCGGTCGACCAGGGCCTTCGCGGCGAGCGGCTGCGCCAGCCCGGTCGCCGTGCCGATCAGCGCCAGCAGCGCGCCGAGGGCCACCGTCGCGCGATGCGGCCGGAAATGCCGGTACAGGGCCCGCCAGGTCTCCCGGGCGGGCAGCTTGGGTGTCTCCCGCGCGCCGGACGCGACGCTGTTCACTTCTGTGCTGCTCATCCTGGAGAGGACGCACAACCGCGCCCCACACCTGACTCAGCCACGGACCCCGCACAGATGCAGCATCGCCGCCACCCTGCGGTACGGCTCCGTACGTCCCGCCCGGTCCTCCGCCGTGAGCAGCCGCTCCAGCTCCTCGCCGACGGGCGGCACCGCGTCGGCGGCCGAGGCGTCCGTGAAGACCCGCACCCCGTACCAGGCGTGCAGCGGCGCTGCGATCCCCGCCAGCGTCGCGGTCAGCGCCTCCAGCCGGTCCGCCCGGACGCGCAGTCCGTGGCGGTTGGTGTACATGGCCGAGTCGAAGCCCTCCAGCGCGCCGTCCCAGTCCCCGGCGTGGCCGGGCCGCAGGGCCAGCGCGTCGCCGTTGCGCACGAGCAGGGACAGCAGACCGCCGGGCGCCAGCATCCGGGCCAGGCCCGCGAGCATCGCGTCCGGCTCGGCCACGTACATCAGTACGCCGTGGCAGAGCACGACGTCGAAGCTGCCGGGCAGGAAGTGCACCCCGGTCTCCAGGCCGTCGCCCTCGATCAGCCTGACCCGCTCCCGTATGCCCGCCGGCTCCTGGGCGAACGTCTCGCGCGCCGTGGCCAGCATCCCGGGATCGGATTCGAGACCGGTCACGGTGTGACCGGCCCGCGCCAGGCGCAGCGCCTGCGTGCCCTGGCCCATACCGACGTCCAGCACCCGCAGCCGCTTCCCGAGGGGGAAACGCGCGGTTATCTGCTCGTCGAGCTGGCGCGCGACCAGCTCCTGGCGGACGACGTTACGCAGCCCCCCGAGCCCGGCGAGCCAGTTGACCCGTGCGCCCGAGAAGCCGGAGACCTCCGTACTCAGGGCCGCTCTCCGCGCTTGACCTGCGGCTTCGGCAGGCGCAGTCGGCGCATCTGGAGCGTACGCATCAGGCCGTAGGCCACCGCGCCGCGCTTGGGGGTGTCGGGGAAGCGCTCGGCGAGCTGCTTCTTGAGCCGGAGCCAGATGCCGATCGAGTCGACGACGATCAGCACGATCACACCGAGCCACAGCAGCAGCGCGATGTTCTGGAGCGCGCCGACCCTGACCATGCTCAGCACCAGGATCACGACGGCGAGCGGCAGGAAGAACTCGGCGATGGCGAACCGCGAGTCCACGAAATCGCGGACGAAGCGGCGCACCGGGCCCTTGTCACGGGCCGGCAGGTAACGCTCGTCGCCGCTGGCCAGCGCTTCGCGCTGCCTGGTCAGGTCGGCCCGCCGCGCTTCGCGCTGGCGCTTCATGGCCGTCTTGCGGTCGGTCGGCGTCGTGGAGGCGCGTCGGCGTTGCGACTCGGCCTCACTGCGCTTGGGGGTCGGGCGGCCCTTGGGGGCCTGCGGGTCGCGGGGCTGCGTGGAGAGGTCCGCCGTCACCTTGGTGGCGGTGGCCTTCTCTTCCTTGGAGCGGCTTCGGAACACAAAGCCCAAGGGTACGGGGTGTCGTGGTTCGGCCCCACCCCCACGGGGAACGATCCCGCAACGTCCTGCGTCAGTACAGGGACAGAGTGGGTATTGTCCCCACTTTTCGCCACGGTCGCCCAGGGTTTCCTACTCCCTGCGTCCGAGCGTACGGGCGGCCAGTCGTCCTTGGGGAGGAGCGCATCCGCGCTGGAACAGTGCGGTAATAGAGGCAGGGCCCGTACTGTGGGTTCTGTTGGAGTGCTGTAGCTGGAGTCCGTCAGAAGGGGGCGCGCGAAGCCCATGAGCGGTGTCATGAAGCGTATGGGGATGATCTTCCGCGCGAAAGCCAACAAGGCCCTTGACCGGGCCGAGGATCCGCGCGAGACCCTCGATTACTCGTACCAGAAGCAGCTGGAGCTGCTTCAGAAGGTGCGCCGCGGTGTCGCCGATGTGGCGACGTCGCGCAAGCGGCTGGAATTGCAGCTGAATCAGTTGCAGGGCCAGTCGAGCAAGCTGGAGGACCAGGGCCGCAAGGCGCTGGCGCTGGGCCGCGAGGACCTGGCGCGCGAGGCGCTGTCCCGCCGCGCGTCGCTCCAGCAGCAGGTCACCGACCTGGAGACGCAGCACCAGACGCTCCAGGGCGAGGAGGAGAAGCTCACGCTCGCCGCGCAGCGCCTCCAGGCCAAGGTCGACGCCTTCCGTACGAAGAAGGAGACCATCAAGGCCACCTACACGGCGGCGCAGGCACAGACCCGGATCGGCGAGGCGTTCTCCGGCATCTCCGAGGAGATGGGCGACGTCGGCATGGCCATCCAGCGTGCGGAGGACAAGACCGCACAGCTCCAGGCGCGGGCCGGCGCGATCGACGAGCTGCTCGCCTCCGGCGCCCTGGACGACCAGTCCGGGATGGCGAAGGACGACATCGCCGCCGAGCTGGACCGGATCTCCGGCGGTTCCGACGTCGAGCTGGAGCTCCAGCGCATGAAGGCGGAGCTGGCCGGCGGCTCGACGCCGAACCAGGCGATCGAGGGCGGCAACGGCGGTACGGGCACGCAGGACGCCCAGCCGTCCACCAATAAATTCGACAAGCAGTAGGGGCGCGTCATGATCGTACGGATCATGGGGGAGGGTCAGGTGAAGCTGGCGGACAGCCACTTCGCCGCACTCGACAAGCTCGACGACGAGCTGCTGGCCGAGGTCAGGGACGGGGACGAGGCCGGCTTCCGCCGCACCTTCCACGCGCTCCTGGACAAGGTCCGCGAACTCGGCGAGCCGCTGCCGGACGACGCTCTGGAGCCGTCCGAGCTGATTCTTCCCGCGCCCGGCGCGACCATGGAAGAGGTCCGCGCGATGCTGAACGACGACGGCCTGATCCCGTCCTCCTGACGGGGCGGGCTCCGTCCTCCCGGCAGCGGAGGGCGCGGCCGTCCGCATCCGCACTCCAGCCACTCCTGGACGAGTCATTCCGAAGTCCCGTCTGCTCGGCCTTCGGCCGGACGACGCTCCTTCGGAATGACTCGTCCGCGCCCCGCACCCACACGGTGCGGGGCGCTCGTGCGTTCCGGCGCGCGCCCGCACCCCGTACCGTTGCCCGATGTGAGCCGAATCGAAAGCGCGTACACCCGCACAAGGAGCTGGGCACGCGCACACCCGCTCGCCTCGGACGGCGCGCTGGCCGCCGCCGTCCTCGCCTGCATGATCTTCGGGTCGTTCACCGACCACGGCAGCCCCGAGGGCCCCACCTTCGGCACCCGCACGCCCGACCCGGTCAGCGTCCTGCTCATGGTGCTCAGCGGCGCCGCGCTGGTCTTCCGGCGCCGC
It encodes the following:
- a CDS encoding S1C family serine protease yields the protein MTASLHRRPPRRIPLTLTAVTCLVALVGGCSGTAATGSGTSMSGTTTRAAAERRSGSDLQTDYETVIKNVLPSVVQIETGNDLGSGIVYDGQGHIVTNAHVVDKQRSFTVTVANSEQPLRATLVSSYPQQDLAVIKLDSVPSGLKAAKFGDTAQVAVGQIVLAMGSPLGLSGSVTQGIVSAVGRTVSEGSEGGGTGATIANMVQTSAAINPGNSGGALVNLNGEVIGIPTLAATDQQLGNGAAPGIGFAIPVSMVKTVADQIIKNGRVTDSGRAALGITGRTVLGPDLQPAGVAVVATTKGGAAAGAGIRAGDIITKLGGSPVTSIESLSEQLASDRPGQKVKVTFSRSGTAKTVEATLGKT
- a CDS encoding ABC transporter ATP-binding protein; its protein translation is MSSTEVNSVASGARETPKLPARETWRALYRHFRPHRATVALGALLALIGTATGLAQPLAAKALVDRLGESGSITGVLLLLTGLVVFGTAVQALGSYLLERTAESVVLAARRTLIGRLLRLRLPEVERTQPGDLMSRVTSDTTLLRAVTTQSIVSAATGSLAFLATITLMGWLDPVLLGVTLGVIVVIGSAVALVMPRIARAAKRSQEAVGHISAVLERAFGAFRTLKASGAEGRETAVVETAARDAWQHGVAAAKWRTVAGASVGLAVQVSFLAVLGVGGARVASGAISVSTLVAFLLFLFYLIDPVSDLVNAVSQYQVGTAAVARIVEAERLETETLEAEPGVPGAPGEGPVSGRGPASVVFEDVSFRYRDDLPYVHRGVSFEVPGPGMTAFVGPSGAGKTTVFGLVERFYEASGGRVLLDGRDVRDLPLAELRAAIGYVEQDSPVLAGTLRENLVFAAPDASEEEIREVLVRARLDGLVERLPDGLDTLVGHRGSKLSGGERQRVAIARALLRKPRLLLLDEATSQLDAVNELALRDVVTEVAAEVTVLVVAHRLSTVTLADRIVVMDAGRVRAVGTHEELVAGDALYGELAATQFLAAAR
- a CDS encoding class I SAM-dependent methyltransferase; translation: MRNVVRQELVARQLDEQITARFPLGKRLRVLDVGMGQGTQALRLARAGHTVTGLESDPGMLATARETFAQEPAGIRERVRLIEGDGLETGVHFLPGSFDVVLCHGVLMYVAEPDAMLAGLARMLAPGGLLSLLVRNGDALALRPGHAGDWDGALEGFDSAMYTNRHGLRVRADRLEALTATLAGIAAPLHAWYGVRVFTDASAADAVPPVGEELERLLTAEDRAGRTEPYRRVAAMLHLCGVRG
- a CDS encoding DUF3043 domain-containing protein — its product is MFRSRSKEEKATATKVTADLSTQPRDPQAPKGRPTPKRSEAESQRRRASTTPTDRKTAMKRQREARRADLTRQREALASGDERYLPARDKGPVRRFVRDFVDSRFAIAEFFLPLAVVILVLSMVRVGALQNIALLLWLGVIVLIVVDSIGIWLRLKKQLAERFPDTPKRGAVAYGLMRTLQMRRLRLPKPQVKRGERP
- a CDS encoding PspA/IM30 family protein is translated as MSGVMKRMGMIFRAKANKALDRAEDPRETLDYSYQKQLELLQKVRRGVADVATSRKRLELQLNQLQGQSSKLEDQGRKALALGREDLAREALSRRASLQQQVTDLETQHQTLQGEEEKLTLAAQRLQAKVDAFRTKKETIKATYTAAQAQTRIGEAFSGISEEMGDVGMAIQRAEDKTAQLQARAGAIDELLASGALDDQSGMAKDDIAAELDRISGGSDVELELQRMKAELAGGSTPNQAIEGGNGGTGTQDAQPSTNKFDKQ
- the pspAA gene encoding PspA-associated protein PspAA; amino-acid sequence: MIVRIMGEGQVKLADSHFAALDKLDDELLAEVRDGDEAGFRRTFHALLDKVRELGEPLPDDALEPSELILPAPGATMEEVRAMLNDDGLIPSS